In Allomuricauda ruestringensis DSM 13258, the following proteins share a genomic window:
- a CDS encoding tetratricopeptide repeat protein encodes MRTRILILLAIGISTMGFAQKDEMKAAEKALKDGDAAAAKAALTSAASTIDSAKEKDQAEYYALLGNANYELAKKGDVASFQSALDAYNKVIAVEEASGKSKYTPVAQEKMGQMTADLVNSAVEDNNNKKFSEAAEKLYMSYKLSPKDTVYLYYAASSAVNGQDYEEALKYYKELKDVGYNGESVTYTAVNVETGETESMDKATRDLYVKAGTHKDPKEEVSPSKKPEIVKNIALIYQQMGENEKAIEAYADARAENPDDVNLVLGEANLYYAIGDKEKFKELMGQASAMAPDNADLLYNIGVINMEQGNLEDARDAYKKALAIDPGYINALLNLSTTYVNEGNGLIDEMNELGTSKEDIAKYDELKEKKDSLFREGAAVLEDALQSNPDNESILTQLKNIYGALGDNENFMRIKKLLGE; translated from the coding sequence ATGAGAACAAGAATATTAATACTATTGGCCATAGGAATATCCACAATGGGGTTTGCCCAAAAGGATGAGATGAAGGCTGCGGAAAAGGCACTTAAAGATGGTGATGCCGCAGCGGCAAAAGCTGCGTTGACCAGTGCTGCTTCCACTATTGATTCGGCCAAGGAGAAAGACCAGGCCGAGTACTATGCGCTTTTAGGAAATGCAAACTACGAATTGGCCAAAAAAGGAGATGTAGCTTCTTTTCAGTCTGCTTTGGATGCATACAACAAGGTAATCGCGGTAGAAGAAGCCAGCGGCAAATCTAAATACACCCCTGTTGCCCAAGAGAAAATGGGACAAATGACCGCTGATTTGGTCAATTCCGCAGTTGAGGACAACAACAACAAAAAGTTTAGTGAAGCTGCTGAGAAGTTGTATATGAGCTACAAGCTAAGCCCAAAAGATACGGTATACCTTTATTACGCAGCAAGTAGTGCGGTAAACGGACAAGACTACGAAGAGGCCTTAAAATATTACAAGGAGCTTAAAGATGTAGGTTACAATGGAGAATCTGTAACCTATACTGCGGTTAATGTAGAGACAGGAGAGACAGAAAGTATGGACAAGGCCACTCGTGATCTTTATGTAAAAGCGGGAACGCACAAGGATCCAAAGGAAGAGGTGAGCCCATCTAAAAAACCGGAAATCGTAAAGAATATTGCACTGATTTATCAGCAAATGGGAGAGAATGAAAAAGCTATCGAAGCTTATGCCGATGCAAGGGCTGAAAACCCGGACGATGTAAATTTGGTTTTGGGAGAAGCGAACTTGTACTATGCCATCGGTGACAAAGAAAAATTCAAGGAATTAATGGGACAGGCTTCTGCTATGGCTCCGGACAATGCCGATTTGCTTTACAATATTGGTGTTATCAACATGGAGCAAGGAAACTTGGAAGATGCAAGGGATGCTTATAAAAAAGCGTTGGCGATTGATCCAGGTTATATCAATGCCTTGTTGAACCTATCTACAACGTATGTGAATGAAGGTAACGGTCTTATTGATGAAATGAACGAATTGGGAACTTCAAAAGAGGATATTGCCAAGTACGATGAGCTTAAGGAGAAAAAAGACAGCCTTTTTAGAGAAGGGGCTGCAGTTTTGGAAGATGCACTCCAGTCCAATCCGGACAACGAAAGCATCTTGACCCAGTTGAAAAATATCTATGGAGCTTTGGGTGATAACGAAAACTTCATGAGAATCAAAAAACTTTTGGGAGAGTAA
- a CDS encoding C40 family peptidase, with amino-acid sequence MQYGICPLSIVPIRTNPDDCAEMSSQLLYGEHFKVLESRKKWSRIRAAYDNFEGWIPNNQLKLIAEEVYNNLEALEPKKICSDVISHIYTNDGMLLPILIGSMINAPELLNHTFEGSIHSGKNPKDSLVDTAIMYLKAPFLAGGKTPFGIDCSGFAQMVYKINGYSLERTAEGQSKQGEALSFIEESEPGDLAFFDDNEGIIDHVGIILKDNYIIHVNGLVRIDRIDHTGIFNSEEKRYTHQLRVIKKVI; translated from the coding sequence ATGCAATATGGAATTTGTCCTCTAAGTATTGTTCCCATTAGAACAAACCCGGACGATTGTGCCGAAATGTCATCCCAATTATTATATGGCGAGCATTTCAAGGTTTTGGAGAGCAGAAAAAAATGGAGCAGAATTCGGGCAGCTTATGACAATTTTGAGGGTTGGATACCCAACAACCAACTCAAACTTATTGCCGAGGAAGTATATAATAACCTAGAAGCGCTGGAACCAAAAAAGATATGTTCCGATGTTATATCCCATATCTACACCAATGATGGTATGCTATTGCCTATCCTCATAGGATCTATGATCAACGCTCCGGAATTATTGAACCACACTTTTGAGGGCAGTATCCATAGCGGTAAAAACCCGAAGGATAGTTTGGTTGATACGGCCATTATGTATTTAAAAGCCCCTTTTCTTGCAGGCGGAAAAACTCCGTTTGGAATCGATTGTTCCGGGTTTGCCCAAATGGTCTATAAAATAAATGGGTATTCTTTGGAACGAACGGCAGAAGGGCAATCCAAGCAAGGTGAAGCCCTGAGCTTTATTGAAGAGAGCGAACCTGGCGACTTGGCCTTTTTTGATGACAACGAAGGTATCATAGACCATGTCGGTATTATTTTAAAAGACAACTATATCATACACGTAAATGGTCTCGTTCGGATAGATAGGATAGACCATACCGGCATCTTCAATTCAGAAGAAAAACGGTATACCCATCAACTTAGGGTCATTAAAAAAGTGATATAA
- a CDS encoding acetyl-CoA C-acyltransferase has translation MKKVVIVSAARTPIGSFMGALSSVPAPKLGAVAIKGALDKIGLKPELVEEVLMGNVVQAGTGQAPARQAAIFAGIPNTVPCTTVNKVCSSGMKAIMQGAQSIALGENSIVVAGGMENMSLIPHYAYMRKGTKFGPATLMDGMQKDGLVDAYDQNAMGVCADACATEYKFSREDQDTYAIQSYKRSAEAWKSGKFDNEVVPVEVPQRRGEPIVVSEDEEFKNVKLEKVPSLRPAFTKDGTVTAANASTINDGAAAVVLMSEEKAKELGLTPLATIKGYADAAHEPEWFTTAPAKALPKALDRAGVSIEDIDYFEFNEAFAVVGLANMKILGLNDSNVNVNGGAVSLGHPLGCSGARITITLLNILEQNNAKLGAAAICNGGGGASSIVLERN, from the coding sequence ATGAAAAAAGTAGTAATCGTTTCCGCTGCAAGGACCCCAATTGGAAGTTTTATGGGAGCACTATCCAGCGTTCCTGCCCCAAAATTGGGAGCTGTGGCCATAAAAGGGGCTTTGGACAAAATAGGTCTAAAACCCGAACTTGTTGAAGAAGTTTTGATGGGTAACGTGGTACAAGCAGGTACCGGACAGGCACCTGCCAGACAAGCTGCTATTTTTGCCGGCATCCCCAATACCGTGCCCTGCACAACCGTAAATAAAGTATGCTCTTCGGGTATGAAAGCCATTATGCAAGGCGCTCAGTCCATTGCTTTGGGCGAAAATTCCATTGTCGTGGCCGGAGGCATGGAGAACATGAGCCTTATACCCCACTATGCTTACATGAGAAAAGGAACCAAGTTTGGTCCAGCAACCCTAATGGACGGAATGCAGAAGGATGGCCTTGTAGATGCCTACGACCAAAATGCCATGGGCGTTTGTGCCGATGCCTGTGCGACGGAATATAAATTTAGTCGAGAAGACCAAGACACCTATGCCATACAATCCTACAAGCGATCGGCCGAAGCTTGGAAAAGCGGAAAGTTCGATAACGAAGTGGTTCCCGTTGAAGTGCCTCAACGAAGAGGAGAACCTATTGTTGTAAGTGAAGACGAAGAATTCAAAAATGTGAAATTGGAAAAAGTACCGTCGCTAAGGCCTGCTTTTACCAAAGATGGAACAGTTACCGCAGCCAATGCATCAACAATTAACGATGGTGCTGCCGCGGTTGTTTTGATGAGTGAAGAAAAGGCCAAGGAACTTGGTTTAACACCTTTGGCCACCATTAAAGGGTATGCTGATGCCGCCCATGAACCCGAGTGGTTTACAACCGCACCTGCAAAGGCCTTACCCAAGGCTCTGGATCGTGCGGGGGTCTCCATTGAGGATATTGATTATTTTGAGTTCAATGAAGCGTTTGCGGTGGTTGGATTGGCCAACATGAAAATCCTTGGACTGAATGATTCCAATGTAAATGTAAACGGTGGGGCGGTATCGCTGGGACATCCTTTGGGTTGCTCGGGAGCAAGAATTACCATAACATTGTTGAATATATTGGAACAAAACAATGCCAAACTGGGAGCTGCTGCCATTTGCAACGGTGGCGGTGGAGCTTCATCGATTGTTTTGGAAAGAAATTAG
- a CDS encoding HD family phosphohydrolase, whose translation MGKTLDNVYKHQSLVYKYFLYVVSIALIVFFFPKGGKFKYEFQKGKPWQYENLYAPIDFSIKKTQKEIEEEKSSIRANKTDYYTYNASVVSDVRAEVAAELNTLFQSGNFSSQQRQSLRSLFEEVLEDIYTDGIFQTLPESESTVVVKNNEAQPVSPSDYLVLEQAKREISSRFSGANMVGAPRLTGILRNSLKANLFYDEALTESALSDELSKISYTRGEVDQGKLIIAKGEIVESEDFKILNSLKDEYESKLWMGSNYYFILLGYTVLVALVLIMLFLFLKRYRNEIFQNNNKVTFIFFNILLMVLATTLMTKHYENYIYMVPLCILPLVLKNFFDARLGLFVHVLTVLILGFVVPNSFEYIFLQTIAGIVTILTASELYKRANLFISVGQITLIYIVGYFAFHAIHEGNLQNIEWILFGVFVLNGLLTLFAQPLIYMFEKVFGLVSDVSLLELSDTNSKLLKELSDKAPGTFHHSLQVANLAEAAANEIGANAMLVRVGALYHDIGKMERPTYFTENQITNVNPHDDLPPKESAKIIVDHVINGIEIARKSNLPDRVIDFIRTHHGTTVVYYFYKKQQELDQEVDEEDFKYPGPIPFSKETAILMMSDAVEAASKSLKDPTFTIIDEFVEKIVKGQMQANQYLNANITLKEIEMVKKVLKQKLTNIYHLRVEYPE comes from the coding sequence ATGGGAAAAACTTTGGATAATGTATATAAACACCAATCGCTGGTCTACAAATATTTCCTGTATGTAGTTTCGATTGCCCTGATTGTATTCTTTTTCCCAAAAGGGGGGAAATTTAAGTACGAGTTTCAAAAGGGCAAACCGTGGCAATATGAAAACCTGTATGCCCCTATTGATTTTTCCATAAAAAAGACCCAAAAGGAGATAGAAGAGGAAAAATCCTCGATCAGGGCCAATAAAACCGACTATTACACCTATAATGCTTCTGTGGTTTCTGATGTTAGAGCAGAAGTTGCTGCAGAGTTGAATACACTTTTTCAATCGGGCAACTTTTCTTCACAACAACGACAGTCTTTGAGGAGTCTTTTTGAAGAAGTTCTTGAAGACATTTATACTGATGGAATTTTTCAAACTTTACCGGAATCCGAATCCACTGTAGTGGTAAAAAATAATGAAGCACAACCTGTTTCTCCAAGTGATTATTTAGTTCTTGAGCAAGCTAAAAGAGAAATATCGAGCCGTTTTTCAGGGGCCAACATGGTTGGGGCTCCTCGTTTGACCGGAATATTAAGAAATAGTCTAAAAGCAAATCTTTTTTATGATGAAGCCCTAACTGAAAGTGCTTTAAGTGATGAGCTTTCAAAGATTTCGTACACTCGTGGCGAAGTGGACCAAGGAAAATTGATCATTGCCAAAGGGGAAATTGTGGAGTCGGAGGACTTTAAAATATTGAACTCCCTTAAAGATGAGTATGAGTCGAAGCTCTGGATGGGAAGCAATTATTATTTTATTTTACTTGGGTATACCGTATTGGTAGCGTTGGTGCTCATTATGTTGTTCCTGTTTTTAAAACGATACAGGAACGAGATTTTCCAGAACAATAACAAGGTGACTTTTATTTTCTTCAACATTTTGTTGATGGTACTTGCCACCACATTGATGACGAAGCACTACGAGAACTATATCTATATGGTTCCCCTGTGTATTTTACCATTGGTGTTGAAAAACTTTTTTGATGCCAGGTTAGGGCTGTTCGTTCATGTGTTGACTGTTTTGATTCTCGGTTTTGTTGTACCCAACAGTTTTGAATATATCTTTTTACAGACGATTGCTGGTATTGTTACCATTTTAACGGCCTCAGAGCTATATAAAAGAGCCAATCTGTTTATATCGGTAGGTCAGATTACCTTGATCTACATAGTTGGTTATTTTGCCTTCCATGCCATTCATGAAGGTAATTTGCAAAATATTGAATGGATATTGTTTGGTGTTTTTGTGCTGAATGGTCTTTTGACGCTTTTTGCCCAACCGCTGATCTATATGTTCGAGAAAGTGTTCGGACTTGTATCCGATGTGTCGTTGTTGGAACTTTCCGACACCAATTCTAAATTGCTCAAGGAATTATCGGACAAAGCGCCAGGCACCTTTCATCATTCTTTACAAGTAGCGAATCTTGCAGAGGCCGCGGCCAACGAAATAGGTGCCAATGCCATGTTGGTTAGGGTAGGGGCGCTTTACCACGATATTGGTAAGATGGAGCGTCCGACCTATTTTACCGAAAATCAGATTACCAACGTTAATCCGCATGATGATTTACCGCCCAAGGAGAGTGCCAAGATTATTGTAGACCATGTAATCAATGGGATAGAAATAGCCCGAAAAAGCAATCTGCCAGACCGTGTTATTGATTTCATCAGAACCCACCATGGAACAACTGTGGTCTACTATTTCTATAAAAAACAACAAGAATTGGATCAAGAGGTGGATGAGGAAGATTTTAAATACCCTGGACCAATACCTTTCTCCAAGGAAACTGCAATTTTAATGATGTCGGATGCTGTAGAAGCTGCCTCTAAAAGTTTGAAGGACCCCACCTTTACCATTATTGATGAATTTGTAGAGAAAATAGTGAAGGGACAGATGCAGGCCAACCAGTACTTGAATGCCAATATTACCCTCAAGGAAATTGAAATGGTAAAGAAGGTGCTCAAACAAAAGCTTACAAACATCTATCATTTAAGGGTGGAATATCCTGAATAG